In Aureibaculum algae, the following are encoded in one genomic region:
- the porX gene encoding T9SS response regulator signal transducer PorX — protein MNAIKILWVDDEIELLKPHLLFLEKKNYDVSTCNNGAEAIECVDDGNFDVVFLDENMPGLSGIETLTKIKAKLPNLPIVMITKSEEEYIMEEAIGSKIADYLIKPVNPNQILLSLKKNLDHSRLVSEKTTSTYQQEFRQISLDLAMVNTYDEWIDLYKKLVHWEIQLESIDDPGMIEILESQKEEANSQFFKFIQKNYQGWFEGEEKPLLSHNLFEEIIVPQIKKEKTLLIVIDNLRFDQLRVLEPIINNYYKKEEEISFFSILPTATQYARNAIFSGLTPLEMSKKHPDYWKNDTDEGGKNLFENEFLEAQLKRLKLDIKHEYFKITSMPKGRDLAANFKSIKDNDLTVIVYNFVDMLSHSRTEMEMIKELASDDKAYRSLTLSWFKNSPLLEMIQKAQEYGLKLIITTDHGTINTKKPSKIVGEKSISSNLRYKTGRSLTYTDKEVYAVKNPEDIQLPSIHMSSSFVFAKEDYFFAYPNNYNHFVKYYKNTYQHGGVSLEEMIIPCIIMDPK, from the coding sequence ATGAATGCAATCAAAATACTTTGGGTAGACGATGAAATTGAATTATTAAAACCACACTTATTATTTTTAGAGAAGAAAAATTATGACGTAAGTACATGCAATAATGGTGCTGAAGCTATTGAATGCGTAGACGATGGCAATTTTGATGTTGTTTTTTTAGATGAAAACATGCCCGGTTTATCTGGTATTGAAACGCTAACTAAGATAAAAGCAAAATTACCAAATCTTCCAATTGTAATGATTACAAAAAGTGAAGAAGAGTATATTATGGAAGAGGCTATTGGTTCTAAGATAGCTGATTACTTGATAAAGCCTGTAAATCCGAATCAAATTTTATTGAGTTTAAAGAAAAACTTGGACCATTCGCGATTGGTTTCTGAAAAGACTACTTCTACTTACCAGCAAGAATTTAGACAAATATCTCTAGATCTCGCTATGGTAAATACTTATGATGAGTGGATTGACCTTTATAAAAAATTAGTTCATTGGGAAATTCAATTGGAGTCTATTGATGATCCTGGAATGATTGAGATACTTGAAAGTCAGAAAGAAGAAGCAAACTCTCAATTCTTTAAATTTATTCAGAAAAATTACCAAGGATGGTTTGAAGGTGAAGAAAAACCATTGCTTTCACATAATTTATTTGAGGAAATTATTGTTCCTCAAATAAAAAAAGAAAAAACATTACTTATTGTTATTGATAATTTACGTTTCGATCAATTACGAGTATTAGAACCCATCATTAACAATTATTATAAGAAAGAAGAAGAAATTTCTTTTTTCAGCATCTTACCTACTGCGACGCAATATGCTAGAAACGCAATATTCTCAGGATTAACACCTTTAGAAATGTCTAAAAAGCACCCTGACTATTGGAAAAATGATACTGATGAAGGAGGAAAAAATCTATTTGAAAATGAATTTTTAGAAGCTCAACTAAAACGATTAAAATTAGATATTAAGCATGAGTACTTTAAAATTACAAGCATGCCAAAAGGACGTGACTTAGCCGCAAATTTCAAATCTATAAAAGATAATGATTTAACTGTTATTGTGTACAATTTTGTTGATATGCTGTCGCATTCTCGAACTGAAATGGAAATGATAAAAGAGTTAGCTAGTGATGATAAAGCATATCGCTCTTTAACATTAAGTTGGTTTAAAAACTCTCCTTTATTAGAGATGATTCAAAAAGCCCAAGAATACGGACTTAAATTAATCATTACTACAGATCACGGAACAATAAACACTAAAAAACCATCAAAAATTGTTGGTGAAAAAAGTATCAGTTCAAATTTACGTTACAAAACAGGAAGAAGCTTAACTTATACGGATAAGGAAGTTTACGCGGTAAAAAACCCAGAAGACATTCAGTTACCTTCAATTCACATGAGTAGCTCTTTTGTTTTTGCCAAAGAAGACTACTTCTTCGCTTATCCTAATAATTACAATCATTTTGTCAAATACTATAAAAACACATATCAACACGGAGGTGTTAGTTTAGAAGAAATGATTATACCCTGTATAATTATGGACCCAAAGTAA
- the serC gene encoding 3-phosphoserine/phosphohydroxythreonine transaminase, translating to MKKHNFSAGPSILPQEVLQKASEAILNFNDENLSLIEISHRSPAFVAVMEKASNLVLELLNLENKGYSALFLQGGASLEFLMTPYNLMKEGGKAAYLDTGAWSSKAIKEAKLFGDVEIVASSKDKNYNYIPKGFEIPVDADYFHCTSNNTIYGTQMKSFPKSDSLLVCDMSSDIFSRSLDFSQFDLIYAGAQKNMGPAGATLVVVKDDVLGKTGRKIPSMLDYQIHISKDSMFNTPPVFAVYVSMLTLQWLKNLGGVAGIEKINNAKAALLYDEIDSNPLFKGVAEKEDRSNMNATFVLTDETLKDKFDALCKAAGLSGINGHRSVGGYRASMYNALPLESVQALVNVMKELNK from the coding sequence ATGAAAAAGCATAATTTTAGTGCAGGACCTTCTATTTTACCACAAGAAGTTTTGCAAAAAGCCTCAGAAGCAATATTAAATTTTAATGATGAAAATTTATCATTAATAGAAATCTCGCATAGAAGCCCAGCCTTTGTTGCGGTTATGGAAAAAGCCAGCAATCTAGTTTTGGAGTTGTTAAATCTTGAAAACAAAGGTTATTCAGCATTGTTTTTACAAGGTGGTGCCAGTTTAGAATTTTTGATGACTCCTTATAATCTAATGAAAGAGGGTGGAAAAGCCGCTTATTTAGATACGGGAGCTTGGAGTTCAAAAGCAATCAAAGAAGCAAAATTGTTTGGTGATGTAGAAATTGTTGCATCTTCTAAAGATAAAAATTACAATTACATACCAAAAGGATTTGAAATACCAGTTGATGCTGATTACTTTCATTGTACAAGTAATAACACCATTTATGGTACCCAAATGAAATCATTTCCGAAAAGCGATAGTTTACTCGTATGTGATATGAGTTCGGATATATTTTCTCGTTCTTTAGATTTTTCTCAATTTGATTTAATCTATGCTGGAGCTCAAAAAAACATGGGACCCGCTGGAGCTACTTTAGTTGTAGTAAAAGATGACGTTTTAGGAAAAACCGGACGAAAAATACCTTCAATGTTAGACTATCAAATTCATATTTCTAAAGACAGTATGTTTAATACACCTCCTGTTTTTGCTGTTTATGTATCTATGCTAACATTACAATGGTTAAAAAATCTAGGTGGTGTAGCTGGAATTGAAAAAATAAACAATGCCAAAGCTGCATTATTATATGATGAAATTGATAGCAACCCTCTATTTAAAGGTGTCGCAGAAAAAGAAGACAGATCTAATATGAATGCTACCTTTGTCTTAACGGATGAAACCTTAAAAGACAAATTTGATGCATTATGTAAAGCTGCTGGCCTAAGTGGAATCAATGGTCACAGATCAGTTGGTGGTTACAGAGCGAGTATGTATAATGCCCTACCTTTGGAAAGTGTACAGGCCTTAGTAAATGTAATGAAAGAATTAAATAAATAA